Proteins co-encoded in one Methanothermobacter sp. genomic window:
- a CDS encoding radical SAM protein — translation MDIIKYLENQKILKLLEKANKITLSKHGDTITLERAIFLSWWCEMGDCAFCYMSTQKPLIKDPRKARRNVNAILAEAEICKRIGWNIEFLSGGYKSFTTTEIKNIAKSIKDITGSPVWLNIGITKDLEEYGDEIEGITGAIETANPKLQEKLCPSKPINQIIEMLELAEELGFKKAITIVLGIGETIKDLEHLFKLIDNLKLDRIIFYSLNPHKGTIFEDTPQPPSLYYAGIVAATRIKFPKLKIITGTWIDNLANIGPLILAGANGLTKFPLFKMFGTRYGKRVEEEVKWSGRKLKGTFTDHQKLLKGEADEKLEPFIKRYIDMCLKKSYTLTQ, via the coding sequence ATGGACATTATCAAGTACCTAGAAAATCAAAAGATACTCAAATTACTCGAAAAGGCTAACAAGATCACCCTTAGCAAACATGGGGATACTATAACACTTGAAAGAGCTATATTCCTTTCTTGGTGGTGTGAAATGGGGGACTGCGCGTTCTGTTATATGAGCACGCAAAAACCCCTCATAAAAGACCCTAGGAAAGCAAGAAGAAATGTTAATGCGATACTCGCCGAGGCAGAAATATGCAAACGCATAGGATGGAACATCGAATTCCTTTCAGGAGGCTACAAATCATTCACTACCACTGAGATAAAAAATATTGCCAAATCAATAAAAGATATAACAGGATCCCCAGTTTGGCTCAACATAGGCATAACAAAAGACCTAGAAGAATATGGAGACGAAATTGAAGGTATAACAGGGGCCATAGAAACAGCCAACCCCAAATTACAAGAAAAGTTATGTCCAAGTAAACCCATAAACCAAATAATAGAAATGCTAGAACTGGCAGAAGAACTAGGATTTAAAAAGGCTATCACAATAGTACTTGGCATTGGAGAAACCATCAAAGATTTGGAACACCTTTTCAAGCTCATAGATAACCTAAAATTGGATCGGATAATATTTTATTCACTCAACCCACACAAAGGCACAATATTTGAGGACACACCACAACCACCCTCATTGTATTATGCTGGTATAGTCGCCGCCACAAGAATAAAATTCCCCAAACTTAAAATAATCACAGGCACCTGGATTGACAATCTGGCCAACATAGGACCATTAATACTCGCAGGAGCCAATGGACTTACAAAATTCCCACTATTTAAAATGTTCGGGACAAGATACGGTAAAAGGGTTGAAGAAGAAGTGAAATGGAGCGGTAGAAAACTTAAAGGCACATTCACAGACCATCAAAAGCTCCTTAAAGGGGAAGCAGATGAAAAATTAGAACCTTTTATAAAAAGATATATTGATATGTGCTTAAAAAAATCATATACACTAACCCAATGA
- a CDS encoding zinc ribbon domain-containing protein, producing the protein MVYCPYCGEKNSENAIFCKKCGNRLPAIEKKPTSHHLPGEPIRSMGEAVKTSFEWDVAIIAAFIFLISYGILRVIAPPIALWLAAAFSILYLLSATEKKASILPLIIITLLITINIKAFLGL; encoded by the coding sequence ATGGTTTATTGTCCATATTGTGGTGAAAAAAACAGTGAAAATGCCATCTTTTGTAAAAAATGCGGGAACAGATTACCAGCAATCGAAAAGAAGCCTACAAGTCACCATTTACCGGGAGAACCTATTCGTTCCATGGGAGAGGCTGTTAAAACCTCCTTTGAATGGGACGTGGCTATAATAGCAGCTTTTATATTCTTAATATCATATGGGATTTTAAGGGTAATAGCACCTCCAATAGCATTATGGTTAGCAGCAGCATTTTCAATACTATACTTGTTATCAGCCACCGAGAAAAAAGCATCGATTCTTCCACTGATAATCATAACATTACTCATAACTATTAATATAAAAGCATTCCTAGGCTTATAG
- the hjc gene encoding Holliday junction resolvase Hjc — MAKKGYKEEIDLVRMLWDNNFAAIRAPASGGATKKPLPDVIAGNGERYLAIEVKTTSKDKIYIASERVEGLRKFSKMFGAEPYIGIKFKYKKWFFLPLDDLEITPQKNYKIDLKLALEKGLDIYEVIGKEKQIKF; from the coding sequence ATGGCGAAAAAGGGTTATAAAGAGGAGATAGATCTTGTTAGAATGCTATGGGATAACAATTTCGCCGCTATAAGAGCACCAGCCTCTGGGGGGGCGACTAAAAAACCATTACCTGATGTAATAGCAGGTAATGGAGAGAGATACCTTGCAATCGAAGTGAAAACGACATCCAAGGACAAAATTTATATTGCATCTGAAAGGGTGGAAGGTTTGCGCAAATTCTCAAAAATGTTTGGAGCTGAACCATACATTGGAATCAAGTTCAAGTATAAAAAATGGTTTTTCTTACCCTTAGATGATCTTGAAATAACACCACAGAAAAATTATAAGATAGACCTCAAACTTGCACTTGAGAAAGGATTAGACATCTATGAGGTTATTGGTAAGGAAAAACAAATCAAATTTTAG